The DNA region TTGCCACCCCAGCCGGCACcagttaattaaataaatagttatgGCAAATCAGACATTAAGCGCATGAATCTCCTTTTTCTGACAACATTGAAAGCTTCAAATGTAAAAGTTCATAGTTCATAGTTATCTACATTTCTTGTGACAAATTtcttcatttcccacaatccaTGCTTAGCCATGTTTCCAGACAGGGGCTGTCACACTACGGCTCCTGCGTTTGACTCTCAGCATCATCAGCTCATTGCATATAGTGAACATTGCTTCCCACAGTTTAATTTACACACTGAATCCATGtatgcagtggtaaaaatggaCCTTGAATAATGACCACTAAGAGCATCTAAAAAAGGCTGTGAAAGCTGCCAGTTATAgttgttgaagaaaaaattattgaatcagataaaattaaaaattggcCATGGCCACAAAACTAATGGGAGCAAGATTTTATAGGGAAAACTCACCAGCGCCATCTGGTTGAAAGAACGCTTGATGCTGTTATTCGTGGCCACTCTTCCTGGATCCAGATCTTTGTAGGCTTGCACAAAATTATCAATGGACCTTTACAAaccaataaatacaaatatttatgaaCACATTCTACAGTTACaactttttctatttacaccgtgttccaaaagATTATGAAAGTGAGgatttctcagattttcctcaATGGTCAATATAAATGATAGTCAGTATGATTTTCAAGTCACAAACTAtttgtttaaatcaaattttattgaacaaacctgataaaaaatttaaaacgcACTGTTCCAAAtgattatgcacagcagattttgaaaacattttatggattacaAGGAACTGCAAatggtcattctttgaatgagCAGAATTAAGTGATCACATTtgctaaaatttaaaactatttcaatcaaaacatCTCAACAGACCGAGTTATATGTTAACATAAGACCCCTTCACAGTTCTTGCTTTCactgaacttgtgagtttgtggataGTTTCTGCCTGAGTCACCATGAGTTTCTTCCCTTTTATGCCCACAGCAGTCAATGACtcagtggtattccttgcagcattcattgtcatgcatgaagatgatctTGCTACGTAAAGTACGGTTCTTCTTTTTGTACCATGGAAGAAAGTGATCCTTCAGAATTCTAAAGGGGCCGACCAGCTCTCTCCTCATGATTCCCACTCAAAGCATGACTAAACCACCTCAAAGTGGGAACTTTGTTGGGACATGGCGGCCATCCACCACCCATCCATTACTCCATCCAGGCTTGCACAGCATTCATCAGTGAACAAGACTATTTGAAAATGAGTCTTCATGTATGTCTGGATTCACCACAACAGTTTCTGCTTGTGATCACTGGTTAGTGGTAGCCTAATAGTGGGTTTATGCATAACAGGGTTTGATCCTCTGCAGGATCCTACATTGTTATTTTCGTGGAACTatagaggcaccagcagcttcaaataactgttgctgctttgtaaaggcattttaacagctgctctcttaatttgatgaatttgtctaacagaaacattcctcattatgcctttatctgcACAAACCAATCTTTGtcctgaatcagccacaaatctcttcacagtacaaagATCacgcttcagttttcattaaatatctaatgttttcataccatGTCCAAgacactacactatctgatgctTTTTGGCAGCAGAGaaatcctttctctttcccatactGCTTGAAAGCTGAAGCCTCCTTAAGGTTTCAGGTTTCTTAAGGAGTTTTCCACTTTCTTAAGTAGATTCAAAGAGTCCTGagacacaataccatctatgaATTCAATggaacaacaaaaattaaatctttatgacacttaaatccaattatCATAATATTTTGGAACACTGTACCCTTACTTACAAAAATacttgcatatttttgtaagtaacttttacaaaaatatgatttcCTCTGTGAGCTCCTACTGTCATCTAAAGAAACACAGCTCcccaccaaaaacaaccaatcagagccaggaggagctTAATCTTTTCTATCATCCTTATGTATGCTGCTCTCAGTGAAGAATCAACTCAGTGTTCCAGGAAAACATGAGTTGCCGTGCTAACCAGCCTTAGCATTTGTGGCAGGCTATGTTGTGGAAAACCAGCTGTAGAGGCAGGGTTCTGAGCACGAGAGTGACTGGCAACgttaagacccgcctcctggctctgattggctgtttctgattGTCTTTCTGCAGTTAGCACAGAGAGAAGCTCAGTTTTTTCACAGACTATCCATTTTATACTGACACAACATGAAGATAactaacaaatatgtgaaaaaaaaaataagtataaaaGTTAAACATGGCAGCTTTAATAAAGTGTGCTCTGATGCAACCTCACTTCTGTTTGTGCACTAGGTGTGATGTGTTCTGCTGGCAGGACGGCTGCTCTCCGCCCAACATGTCGTCAATCAGACAGGCCTTCGGCGGATGTTGCCGATGTTGGTAGGTTATTATCGGGTCTGGAGGCCACTGCATGGATGACAGTGGCGTGCCAGCTAGGCCTCGGAAAGGGGGGTTCTGTATGGGGATCATCATGCACGACCTTTGTCGTGTTTCCATGGCGTTCTGGTTGGAGCCTCTCCTCCCATCCGTGGCCCAGGATGCTTGTGGTTGCGGCTGGTAGCGGTTCTGAGGCTGAGGGGAGGTGAGAGGCTGGAAGAGGCTGGCTACATTGTTGCAGCTCTGGTGGATGCTAAGGTTGCACAGGCTCCCTAGGGACCCTGCTTGAGCCGCTTCCTGGGGCTCCGATTCCGGAATGATTGGATTGAGCTGGAAGTCCTCTCCGTCCATTGGGATGTAAGGGGCCAGAGTCTCCAAATCCAAGTCACTCAAGTCCTCctacaaaagaagaaacaaacaaaatgggtAAAAGGTTACGCTCAACTAAAACACCTATagcaaataaatcacattaataTCAATACAAACCGATACACAGAAGATATTTTAAGGAATCCTTTAACAATTTGACTATGAGCAAATTGTGTTTATTAAGTAGCAATGGATTATTTCAAATCGCATGAGTTTGAGTTAGTAGAGATTGCTAAATACTAGTGGATTAAGAAATTCATTTTACAAGATATAGAGCTAGAACATTTACTGATATTCAGTCAGCATTTCTAGTCACAGTCTGCCAGCATGACTTTGTCTGGTGTCCGACATCCTGCTctactcttattttgaagtaaaacagaaaatagttcCTGAACAAACTAATTCCTGGGGCTAattcaactttgtttttatcagaCAAAGTTGAGTAATAAAGACAAGATAAGTAGACAAAAGATTCTACcagttttaaattgttcatCTGGCAGAATTTGGATGtgcattaagaaaaaaaagagaaataatttatgaataattttgttgttaCAATTATGTGTAGCACAGGTTTATTTAGAGCTCGTCTTTATGTGGAGTACATAACAGAAAGAAGGTAAACCCTAACAGGAATGCCATCTTATTGAGCTAGTGCAGTAATAGTATCAATGCATGGGGAAATACAATAGTGGTAAATATTGTCACATGTTTACATGTCTTTACTGTACTGGTGGGGTAGATAagaaatagctaaaaaaaaaaaaagtccgtaatgaagtatttttggatTTCAGTTATTCACAGGTGACTGTGGTCCCAAACCATCATGGGCTCCACTGTATTCATGTTTTACAATGTTTACTTTCTGTAAAATCCATCTATTACTCTGTCCTTTAAAGCGTCTCAAAACATTCTCAACTCAGAACGAATGTTTCCCATTTTAGTTATTTAGACCGTTTGCATAttctttagctttatttttaacaacaaaatgctCAATGGGAGAGGAAAAAGTTAAACGTTAGCTGCTAATaatgctaaagttagcatctGCTCTCCAGCCTGACACTTGGCGTAACTGGCTACAGATAAACACCTCAAAAACTGTTGAATTTTTTGAATCAGTGACCGGAGTCCTATATCCATAATGGCTGCTCCATCAAACAGGTcacatctttaaatatttaggtttgtACATAGATGGCGATCTGAGTTAGCGCACACATGTAACAAATGTATGTGTAAAGGTTCACCAGCATGTCTATTTTCTTAGACAACTTTGATTGTGTGGCATTTCTAAAATGATAATGTTGATCTTTTATAGGGCAACAGTCAAGTCTATTCTTAGATATGGCATCACTGGATGGTTTGGAAATATTactattaaatttaaaactgaaattcaaaGTCTGGTGAAGATGGCAAGTAAGATTATCAACACTCCAGATCTAGACCTCCTCGAGGGAGGGAGGACCAGGAACACCCTGGTCCTCCCTCTACTTCatcacacctgagtcaaataatgaggtaaTTAGCAGGACTTTGGataacctgactgcacttgggaggtgattcagctattggattcaggtgtgttgaaccagggagacatctaagagttgcaggacaccggccctcgagggccaggagtgcccacccctgatgtAGAGGATGTATTGTATGTGAATGGAAATGGTTATGGGGATGTACTGCCGATCTGATATTTGTgcaaattatgtattttttgtttttatgtatatatttatggTTACTGTCCTTTTGGATgggctttttttgttgtattgcaGTTTTGCCCCTGTTTCCAAAATACATTTCTCCTATGGGAGACTAATAAACTTATCTTATCTTACcttatctgttttttgttttattaattgtaaGCTATATTTGATTATTGGTAGATATTGGTCTGAACTACCAATATACACTAACAGagatttataaaatgttataaaaagtattcaaaatactttttagcATTATGACCCTGAAATGGAGTAATTCTGTCTTGATTTCTGTTGTTCAACTCTGAAGTGGATGTTTGGTTCCCACTGGATATGATGAGATGCACCTCTGCGTGTACAGTGCTGTCGTTTCCCTCAGTCTCCAGAGCAAACAGCTTCTCAGTGAGTTCCACCTTCAGGTCACTCTCCACTGAGCTGTAGTAATCACCTGGGCTGCTGGGCTGCAGATGGAAAACGGCAAAATGAGACGAGTGGAGAAGCCGGGAGAATGGACAAAGACGTAAAAGACATGAGAGAAAAGAAGGAGCAAAAGATTTGTCATGACAAAGGCTCCATTGAAAGCTAATGGCCTGATCTATCCAAACTTCCACCCCCGATATTCTCACACACTTTGCCCGCTTTGACTGACCTCGCTGAATGCAGACCAAAAAAACCAGGATATAAACTCAATCAACCAGTGGCGGCCTAATTAAGCCATTCAACAGAACAATGGGGCTTCTCAATCATCTTCCTGATTCTCCTCCTCACCGTGGAGCAGCTGCTGAGGCTTGGGGTGGCACTGCCCGGTGGAGGATTCTGCTGCACGGTGAACGCCCTGGCTCTGTTAGGTGGGTCCCCAGGAGCTGGAACCAGGGTCTGAGCTGTAGCCACAGGAGCTGGCTTTTGGCTCTCGATTGTCCAACACAGAGGTCCAGGAGGGGGCATGGGTGAAGAAGACACCGGGGTGAAAGGCGCTGGCTGCTGGGACTCCTCAAACTCAGTGCGATCTAAGGCAAagaatcaaaatcaaaagtGAGACAAATAGAAGTGTCTTTTTTGAGGGCAAAAACATCCCAaaagattttcagaaaattgtCAGAGGTCCAAACAGACCAAAATCGAGGGAGACGATGGTGTCTCCAGGAGTCGGAGCTAGCTGAGCCAAATCTTCCGGCTCCGTCTTGAACTTCTTGTAGAGAGAAGCTCCCGTTTCTGCATTCATGCTGGCTCCTTCGATGGTGAAGAAGCTGCTCATATTTGGCGACTTGAACAGCGCTTCCGTCTGCTCCAAGGAGAAAATGATGGACTTCTCCTCCACGTCACTGCACCGTGTGAGAACAAACAGTAAGCTTCCAGGAGTCAGAGAATAACAAGCTCTTCCAGGCATTTTGCTCAGAAAGTCTTCACGACCTCAGGACGTAGTTGATGCACACGATGCACTGAGGCTGAGAGTTGCGGCTGTTGTAAATGACAGTTCCCTGAGTCTCCACCCAGATGTAGCCACCATTCTTGGCCAGCATACGGTACTGACTGCTCACTGCCTGACCTTTGCTGCACACTGCCGAGGAAAAAGTGGAGATATATAGTTATGAGTGACTATCATGAGTTATGTTCAACACCACAACTGATTTATATTCAGCTACAGAACTGTAGCTCCaaataaattgtttgaaaaGTCTTGTCAAACATTTCCGATTGGATTTAGGTCACGCCGGTTCTGGGCTACGCTTCAATCTAAACTTTTCTTTGTAGCTCTTCCTGGATGCTTAGGTCCTTCTCTTCCCAGAAGATGAAACTCTGTCCtagaacaaacattttatgatgcatttaCCTCCATTTATCTTCCCCTAAACTCTAATCATCTACCCTGTTCTGGCTGAAAAAAGTCCCCAGGCCATGTTTTATgaggatggtgtgttcaggataACGTTTAgtgttttctgtcactttgaCGACAGATTGCATTTGGATTTTCTCTGACTAGAACAATGTTTTGATTCAGATGATTAACTTCAGCAAACACCTGTTAGTCAACAATCAGTTGGAATCATCTAGTCTGAAGGAAACGCCTCAGGCCTGCGGCACCTTCAGGAGCATGGCTGGAGGACATTGGTTTAGGCAATCTTTTCCTGCTTTAATTGTGGTACCAATGTCTTGGAGGTTTCGGTTTTTAAAAGATCAACTTTCCTGTGTtctttgtgataaaaaaaaaatcagacacatTCTACTTTGGTAAAACTGGATTTATGTTTCTGGGTTTAAGGAAACTACttcaaaaatttaaactgaCTCAGAATTATGATTTCGCCCAATCGTTTTATTCAAAAGCATCTCACAAGCATCTATTGCAAAGACTCCCAGATCAACCAAATATGTGTTTGCATGATAAAGCTAGATGTTTGACTTTAAGCTGAGAACAGAATCTGCTGGCTTCAGTCCAGGGTTCAGCGCTGGCGTGGGAAAGGAGCATGACTGGTCAAAACATGTACATTAGGCCACTGACACTGTGGGTGTGTGTCTCTGAGTCATTCCCTTAGGACGTTTAGGCCTGCGCTGCATGTGCAGTGGGGAACGCTGTTCCATGTGCTGATCAACAGGCTGCTCACGGCTGGGAGAGCAGTCATTTCTGACAGAGAGCCCTTTTTATCTGCTTAGCTTCCGGCCAGCTGATGTTTGGAGATCACTTGGAGCTGAACATATCACAAGCACTAAAATCACTGATTAGATATTACTCAAGCATAAATCTGCTGGTTGCCCTGAGAATTCATGCATTTCTCTTCACATTTTCATATTAAcgttttgtaaatgtttctggATTCCAACAGGACAGAGAAAAGCTGGATTTAAAGGGCATCATGTAGAAAATGGTTCTACATGGTTCCTACCAAACATCCGCCCTGGATTTAAGAATCCATCCATGCAGGATTTATCAGAGGTTTCCAATAAGATGACAAATTCTTGCCTATTTCaatattaataacataaaagtgtcagaaaaactgctaacaaatctttttaaaacaaatattttgagaagAATTTGGGAATATTAATGTTGATAAAATACTtcctatataaaaaaaataactaaaagaaaatatgatttattttaattatgattaatatATAATTATCATCAAAGACGTTTATTTGAGAAagatttgatcaaaaatataaactggTGGTTTCCAGTGAGTTTGGCttgagaaatatttctttttaagaagttttcttatttctttaattactttcattcatttctttgagacaatttctttttctgttttctattcagcgtaaaaaaaactccaaataaataaatacataaaatgaagaacatcaatatttttgatGTTCTTCATTCTTCTAGGATGAACTACTGGTCTACTTCATCctagaccagtgtttctcaaactttttcaggccAAAGACCACTTGACCCATTTAACAAACAATCATGGACCACCTACCAAATTACCCTCGCGATAACACATCTGAATATATAAtgcaacctgaaatgaaaatattagtctTCTTAactcatgttgttgttttctttgttcatcgTAATTAGAAGAGTGGTGCTGTTTGGTAAATGGGACTGGTCACAACAAAGCCATGAACACGTCTACTTGGgcattttaagttatttacagattctgaaagtgtcTAAACTTTCCAATGACGtcaaacacatggaaataaaaaaaagaagttgttctTTACTACCAAGTGTTATgtgcattaataacatttagGACTATTTATGATTCAGAagcacaattaaagaaaaatagacttgatttgctttgacagagaaaaaacaaatccttttctgcaccattaaacataaaaataaataattaatccaTTTCTATCAATTGTATTCATTTAacttaataattttaatttcaaaaaaataacattagctgttgatttgaaagcaaagcaaaattCATTACcaagcaaatttattaaatacaaagaACAGTTCTGACTAACTGGAGCGATTCCTACCCTAACCATTCAAAGAAATCCAATCACTAGTGAATGACACATCGACACTCAGTAAGCTAACTGGAATGTCACACTTTGAGCTCAGGTCACGGCAAATAAACGGtcgtttacatgcagtaccttgcGGACCACCAGTGGTCCGgggaccacagtttgagaaagactgtCCTAGATGTATTTTCACATGCATAAATATCAGTTTtgagacttttaaaataatttaatcatgcctcttttgtttttccatacaTGCTGCGCTCCTCATTTTTGCCATGTTTCCCATGTTTTCCCACAAGTCAGACAAGGCTTTTGCTTGTCTGACTTGTTTAAATTTGAGATTCAAACCAGATCAAACTTCACTGCTACAGTGAAGTTTGTAGCGGTTCTACAACAGATCTTCACTTCATTCAgagcctctcctctcctccattCAGTCTTTTCCAGCCAATAAGGACACGCCTGATGGAACATCTGTTCTCAGGAAAGTACCAAAAGCCTCCTACTGTTACCTATTAGACCTCACCAATTCTGGttagttttattgcttttttaaactaaatttggACATAATTTCCACAATAAAATGGCATGACGTAAacatttacactgtaaaaagtaataagttcactttacttagaaaaagttaggaaaccgattgcctcaaaatcttcaagtaaagtagctaattcattttaaggtgttattgctaaaaataactatgtttagaccactcagataatggcagtaaacttgagtgccgttaactcaaaatcattagtaaagttgactataaaatgtcaattatgactacttcaaattgtgagttatgccaattaagcagtactcataaaaataagttatgcttacacgtttaagagttcacattacttgcaaaatatcaggaaaccaattgccttgatatgttcaagtaagatgaaccaaaagtgttaagttattggaacgaagagccaacagacaacagtttgaatggaaaaaatgtttaataattaaacaagtttaccttaaatacaaggttctcaagtgtggttacatacacactaacctggaaacaaagttttccatagactttttttagggaaaaaaaatgacatgactttttttctagggtagccttcaatctaatattgaatccttcaaatggccctcagtctttaaaactttgagaatccctgcttaaatgtctttgttgactggtgtgaaacaaaaactcaattctcaatactagagcccaacattcatcataacattgataaagtaaatagtgaagtagtgaagtgaagtaatgtttctcctcagtAACATAAatccatttagtagtctgcaaatgcaatgatgctctctccaacaaaaaaagaatcaaacaagaaataaaaatcacttttccaataagggtaaaggtatcaacgttgatccataatgtcacatcacattcactcattgcatcagaagatttttgagtgattgtattttttggttttaggatttatgtccaagtgacagaagcaccctttggatgaagtcaaaggtgtacttcagttgttgaggtactcaaattcagagaataaataagtccaaagagcaagcacatggcatgtggaagattcccaagatcattcatgacaagacttccttccaaaatgatggcagtacttgaagactggaggtgcagtgagtcagtggaggcctgcctgtcctcaggaatgatggtcaggatcccaatgggggtgtgagacacgtcttgGTCTTAGTCCTAACAACAATCgcagcaacaccacaattacatatcaacataacacttctttagggtgaccagacgtcctctttttcccggacatgtcctacttttcagacctaaaaaaatgtctggggggaatttaaaaatcgttagggattttggtcaactgcctcaaaacacattacatagcttacagtgcattgtgattacattgccactccgttccactactccattccagatttctttgtatggcaaagaaaccggtagcacatgtgtgtacatgtgctaccggtTTCTTAATGCTACCGCTAGTTCTACCCCCCACCGCCgt from Gambusia affinis linkage group LG13, SWU_Gaff_1.0, whole genome shotgun sequence includes:
- the epas1b gene encoding endothelial PAS domain-containing protein 1b, with product MTADKEKKRSSSERRKEKSRDAARCRRSKETEVFYELAHQLPLPHSVSSHLDKASIMRLAISFLRTRKLLTTSHSSCDGEEDRLMDNLYLKSLEGFVTVVTSDGDMIFLSENINKFIGLTQVELTGHSIFDFTHPCDHEEIRENLSLKSAGSFRKKGKDQSTERDFFMRMKCTVTNRGRTVNLKSASWKVLHCTGQLKMYDGCPSRVLCSYKEPPLTCAILMCEPIPHPSNIDAPLDSRTFLSRHSMDMKFMYCDEKVTELMGYTPEDLLGRSVYEFYHALDSDSVTKSHHNLCSKGQAVSSQYRMLAKNGGYIWVETQGTVIYNSRNSQPQCIVCINYVLSDVEEKSIIFSLEQTEALFKSPNMSSFFTIEGASMNAETGASLYKKFKTEPEDLAQLAPTPGDTIVSLDFDRTEFEESQQPAPFTPVSSSPMPPPGPLCWTIESQKPAPVATAQTLVPAPGDPPNRARAFTVQQNPPPGSATPSLSSCSTPSSPGDYYSSVESDLKVELTEKLFALETEGNDSTVHAEEDLSDLDLETLAPYIPMDGEDFQLNPIIPESEPQEAAQAGSLGSLCNLSIHQSCNNVASLFQPLTSPQPQNRYQPQPQASWATDGRRGSNQNAMETRQRSCMMIPIQNPPFRGLAGTPLSSMQWPPDPIITYQHRQHPPKACLIDDMLGGEQPSCQQNTSHLVHKQKSIDNFVQAYKDLDPGRVATNNSIKRSFNQMALGERKLTDAIWKKMRGDGCMDRSLSTGSLTESATMGRMIPGLGSMCPASLQQHRTSRYPGAGISGPNEKPFSRKSCSNTEYNVMSSGMASRLLGPSFEPSCLPQLTRYDCEVNVPLQGSLHLLQGCDLLRALDQST